From one Lolium rigidum isolate FL_2022 chromosome 4, APGP_CSIRO_Lrig_0.1, whole genome shotgun sequence genomic stretch:
- the LOC124708001 gene encoding ABC transporter G family member 16-like produces the protein MSNSGHIAVDVGADEDRDLMPVSPPVPYVLSFTDLSYSVRKRQDGLRGCLPSRASNRLASSDAPPSNMKALLAGVSGEAREGELFAVMGASGSGKSTLVDALAGRVARGSLGGAVTLNGEPLQGRRLRAISAYVMQDDLLYPMLTVRETLLFAAEFRLSRALSPAAKRERVDALIGQLGLANAADTVIGDEGHRGVSGGERRRVSIGTDIIHDPILLFLDEPTSGLDSASAFMVVQVLRTIARSGSVVVMTIHQPSSRILGILGRLLLLSRGRTVYAGTPAGLKPFFSEFGTPIPDNENPAEFALDTIRELEGSSPDGAKPLADFNAGWQATQKLITTNNNNKRPPSPLTLEMAIAESVSRGKLVAGSGTGTAATSVPTYANPLPVEVWVLIKRSFTNTRRMPELFGLRLGTIMVTGLILATIFLHLDDTPKGVQERLGFFAMGMSTMFYVCADALPVFVQERHIYLRETAHNAYRRISYVLANAVVSFPPLVVLSLAFAVTTFFAVGLAGGGSSFLFFSLIILASLWAGSGFVTFLSAVVPHVMLGYTVVVAILAYFLLFSGFFINRDRIPDYWIWFHYMSLVKYPYQAVLQNEFSDAGRCFARGVEMFDGTPIAGMSEAVKMKVLHAIGNTLGTHMTAQTCVVTGADVLKQQAVTDLGKWMCLLVTAGFGFFFRALLYVVLLVGSKNKRK, from the coding sequence ATGTCGAACTCCGGCCACATCGCCGTCGACGTCGGCGCCGATGAGGACCGGGACCTCATGCCCGTCTCCCCGCCCGTGCCCTACGTCCTCTCCTTCACCGACCTCTCCTACAGCGTCCGGAAGCGCCAGGACGGCCTGCGCGGCTGCCTCCCGTCCCGCGCCAGCAACCGCCTCGCCTCCTCCGACGCGCCGCCCTCCAACATGAAGGCCCTCCTcgccggcgtctccggcgaggcccGCGAGGGCGAGCTCTTCGCCGTCATGGGCGCCAGCGGCTCCGGCAAGTCCACCCTCGTCGACGCGCTGGCCGGCCGCGTGGCCCGCGGCAGTCTCGGCGGCGCCGTCACGCTCAACGGGGAGCCGCTGCAGGGCCGCCGCCTGCGCGCCATCTCCGCGTACGTCATGCAGGACGACCTCCTCTACCCGATGCTGACCGTGCGCGAGACGCTGCTCTTCGCCGCCGAGTTCCGCCTCTCGCGCGCGCTCTCCCCGGCCGCCAAGCGGGAGCGCGTGGACGCGCTCATCGGCCAGCTCGGCCTCGCGAACGCCGCCGACACCGTCATCGGCGACGAGGGCCACCGTGGGGTCTCCGGGGGCGAGCGCCGGCGCGTGTCCATCGGCACGGATATCATCCACGACCCCATCCTGCTCTTCCTCGACGAGCCCACCTCCGGGCTCGACTCCGCCAGCGCCTTCATGGTCGTGCAGGTGCTCCGCACCATCGCCCGCAGCGGCAGCGTCGTGGTGATGACCATCCACCAGCCCAGCTCCCGGATCCTCGGCATCCTCGGCCGCCTCCTTCTACTGTCCCGCGGACGCACAGTCTACGCCGGCACTCCGGCGGGGCTCAAGCCCTTCTTCTCCGAGTTCGGCACGCCCATCCCGGACAACGAGAACCCGGCCGAGTTCGCGCTCGACACCATCAGGGAGCTCGAGGGCAGCTCGCCCGACGGCGCGAAGCCCCTCGCCGACTTCAACGCCGGGTGGCAGGCCACGCAGAAGCTCAtcaccaccaacaacaacaacaagaggccGCCCTCCCCGCTCACGCTCGAGATGGCCATCGCCGAGAGCGTGTCGCGCGGGAAGCTCGTGGCGGGCAGCGGCACGGGCACCGCGGCCACGTCGGTCCCCACGTACGCCAACCCGCTGCCCGTGGAGGTGTGGGTGCTCATCAAGCGCTCCTTCACCAACACGCGCCGCATGCCGGAGCTCTTCGGCCTGCGCCTCGGCACCATCATGGTCACGGGCCTCATCCTCGCCACCATCTTCCTGCACCTGGACGACACGCCCAAGGGCGTGCAGGAGCGGTTGGGGTTCTTCGCGATGGGCATGTCGACCATGTTCTACGTGTGCGCGGACGCGCTGCCGGTGTTCGTGCAGGAGCGGCACATCTACCTGCGCGAGACGGCGCACAACGCGTACCGCCGCATCTCCTACGTGCTGGCCAACGCCGTCGTGTCCTTCCCGCCGCTGGTCGTCCTGTCTTTAGCCTTCGCCGTCACCACGTTCTTCGCCGtggggctcgccggcggcggctcgtCGTTCTTATTTTTCTCCCTGATCATCCTCGCCTCGCTCTGGGCGGGCAGCGGCTTCGTCACCTTCCTCTCCGCCGTGGTGCCGCACGTGATGCTGGGGtacacggtggtggtggcgatccTGGCCTACTTCCTGCTCTTCTCGGGGTTCTTCATCAACCGCGACAGGATCCCCGACTACTGGATCTGGTTCCACTACATGTCGCTCGTCAAGTACCCGTACCAGGCGGTGCTGCAGAACGAGTTCAGCGACGCCGGCAGGTGCTTCGCGCGCGGGGTGGAGATGTTCGATGGCACGCCCATCGCCGGCATGTCGGAGgcggtgaagatgaaggtgctccaCGCCATCGGGAACACGCTGGGCACGCACATGACGGCCCAGACCTGCGTCGTCACCGGCGCCGACGTGCTGAAGCAGCAGGCCGTCACGGACCTGGGCAAGTGGATGTGCCTCCTCGTCACCGCCGGGTTCGGATTCTTCTTCAGGGCGCTCTTGTACGTCGTGCTGCTCGTCGGCAGCAAGAACAAGAGGAAGTAG